A window from Alkalicoccobacillus plakortidis encodes these proteins:
- the refZ gene encoding forespore capture DNA-binding protein RefZ, protein MSEATKVKILTSATALFQRQGYHGTSVRDIAQDASVNIALVSYYFGGKKGLFETLMIQFYEGYMRELDKCCKSGTKESAYESVISLVRILIDYQRSQHQLARMVHREMSFDSTLVREVMATYLQKEKHELSRMIKQGIASGQFRKQPIDFVIIQLRSMITLPFMSPQYLWELFQLSPKEPYFTDRYMDHLKEWIASGLGVEPVKTQISIPIRVRKMY, encoded by the coding sequence ATGAGCGAAGCAACCAAGGTTAAAATCTTAACATCAGCAACGGCATTGTTTCAAAGGCAAGGATACCACGGAACATCTGTCAGGGATATTGCGCAGGATGCATCTGTTAACATTGCTTTGGTTTCATATTATTTTGGCGGAAAAAAAGGCTTATTTGAGACGTTGATGATTCAATTCTATGAAGGTTATATGAGGGAATTGGACAAATGCTGCAAATCAGGTACCAAGGAGTCTGCGTATGAATCGGTAATCTCGCTAGTACGGATACTAATTGACTATCAACGTTCACAACATCAGCTTGCTCGTATGGTGCATCGTGAAATGTCATTTGACTCTACATTGGTAAGAGAGGTGATGGCTACTTATCTGCAAAAAGAGAAACATGAGCTTTCACGAATGATTAAGCAAGGAATTGCGTCCGGGCAGTTTCGTAAACAACCTATTGATTTTGTGATTATTCAGCTTCGTAGCATGATTACTTTGCCATTTATGTCTCCACAATATTTATGGGAGCTCTTTCAGTTGTCACCTAAGGAGCCCTATTTTACGGATCGTTATATGGATCATTTAAAAGAGTGGATTGCCTCCGGTTTAGGAGTAGAACCAGTAAAAACACAAATAAGCATACCAATAAGAGTTAGGAAGATGTATTAA
- the rpsD gene encoding 30S ribosomal protein S4, producing the protein MSRYTGPSWKLSRRLGISLTGTGKELEKRPYAPGQHGPNQRKKLSEYGLQLQEKQKLRHMYGVNERQFRRTFDIAGKMNGIHGENFMILLESRLDNLVYRLGLARTRRAARQLVNHGHITVDGKRVDIPSYRVTPGQQIGLRESSRNLTAIKEAIEVTNFVPAYVSFDAEKLEGSFTRLPERTELPAEITEALIVEFYSR; encoded by the coding sequence ATGTCACGTTATACAGGTCCATCTTGGAAGCTATCCCGTCGTCTTGGGATTTCACTTACAGGAACAGGTAAAGAACTAGAAAAGCGTCCTTACGCTCCAGGCCAACACGGTCCAAACCAAAGAAAGAAACTTTCTGAGTACGGTTTACAACTACAAGAAAAGCAAAAGCTTCGTCACATGTACGGAGTAAATGAGCGTCAATTCCGTCGCACATTTGATATTGCTGGTAAAATGAACGGAATCCACGGTGAGAACTTCATGATCTTGCTTGAGTCTCGTTTAGATAACCTTGTTTACCGTTTAGGTCTTGCTCGCACTCGTCGTGCAGCTCGTCAACTTGTAAACCACGGTCATATCACTGTTGATGGTAAACGCGTAGATATTCCTTCTTACCGCGTAACACCAGGACAACAAATTGGTCTACGTGAGTCTTCACGTAACCTAACTGCTATCAAAGAAGCAATCGAAGTAACTAACTTCGTACCTGCTTACGTATCATTTGATGCAGAAAAGCTTGAAGGATCATTCACTCGTCTTCCAGAGCGTACTGAACTTCCTGCTGAAATCACTGAAGCTCTTATCGTTGAGTTCTACTCACGTTAA
- a CDS encoding septation ring formation regulator EzrA yields MFYVILSILAIAIIAYIVGMYIRKNIYKDVDKLEEKKNGLSTRPIPEEIAKVKKLQMAWRNRREI; encoded by the coding sequence GTGTTTTATGTTATTCTATCGATCCTTGCGATTGCGATAATTGCCTATATAGTGGGCATGTACATACGTAAGAATATTTACAAAGACGTTGATAAATTAGAAGAAAAGAAAAATGGTTTATCTACCAGACCAATACCTGAAGAAATTGCCAAGGTTAAAAAGCTGCAAATGGCTTGGAGAAACAGAAGAGAAATTTGA
- a CDS encoding GAF domain-containing protein: MFQSSSYSQNLAEAYTLLNKQLDALLDGETDSIANLANASALLNQFLNDVNWVGFYLTKETELILGPFQGMPACVRISFGKGVCGTAAAEQKTIRVADVHQFPGHIACDAASRSEIVVPLIKNGQTIGVLDIDSPSLDRFSDEDEKYLHQFAEILVKHL; the protein is encoded by the coding sequence ATGTTTCAATCTTCTTCTTATTCTCAGAACCTAGCTGAGGCTTACACTTTGTTAAATAAACAATTAGACGCTCTACTTGATGGAGAAACAGATTCCATTGCAAATTTAGCAAATGCAAGCGCATTGTTGAATCAATTTCTTAATGACGTCAATTGGGTTGGTTTTTATCTAACAAAAGAAACCGAGTTAATCTTAGGTCCCTTCCAAGGCATGCCTGCATGTGTCAGAATTTCTTTTGGTAAGGGTGTATGTGGGACAGCTGCAGCCGAGCAAAAAACCATTCGTGTTGCCGATGTTCATCAATTCCCAGGTCACATTGCTTGTGACGCAGCTTCTCGTTCAGAGATCGTTGTTCCTCTTATTAAAAACGGTCAAACCATTGGCGTTTTAGATATCGACAGCCCTAGCTTAGATCGATTTAGTGACGAGGACGAAAAATACCTTCATCAATTTGCAGAGATTTTAGTTAAACATCTTTAA
- the thiI gene encoding tRNA uracil 4-sulfurtransferase ThiI — protein sequence MKYDHILIRYGELALKGKNRVSFEKQLLANIRHVLKPIQGLKVKRTFGRIVVELFEVEPGPVVELLKNIFGIHSFSLAIRVDHEVLDMQKAALKAVQESEGTARTFKIVTRRAYKPFPIDSQTLNHKIGGYVLANTENLTVDVHNPDATIRVEVRETAAYITTDAFKGAGGLPAGTSGKLLLMLSGGIDSPVAGYLAMKRGADLEAIHFHSPPYTSERAKQKVMDLVKRLNEFGGNIKLHIVPFTDIQTHIRDEAPSNFQMTIMRRMMMRIATKVAEEKGLLAIATGDSLGQVASQTLHSIHTINEVTNYPVIRPLITMDKLEVMDLAKKIGTYETSILPYEDCCTIFLPPDSKTRPSRKHANKFEQYIKVDHYVTQAVEGIETLDLTKLDDVEQAIEDLF from the coding sequence GTGAAATACGATCATATATTAATTCGTTACGGAGAACTAGCATTAAAAGGAAAAAACCGAGTCTCATTTGAAAAACAGTTGCTTGCTAATATTCGGCATGTGCTGAAGCCAATTCAAGGCTTAAAAGTAAAACGAACATTTGGACGAATTGTGGTTGAATTATTTGAAGTAGAGCCAGGTCCAGTTGTTGAATTACTTAAAAATATCTTCGGCATCCATTCCTTTAGCCTTGCTATTCGCGTGGATCATGAAGTACTCGACATGCAAAAGGCCGCTTTAAAGGCTGTGCAAGAATCAGAAGGAACTGCTCGTACATTTAAAATCGTCACACGACGTGCCTACAAACCGTTTCCTATTGATTCACAAACTTTAAATCATAAAATTGGCGGATATGTGTTAGCTAACACCGAGAATCTCACTGTGGACGTCCATAATCCTGATGCTACAATTCGAGTAGAGGTTAGAGAGACCGCAGCCTATATCACAACGGATGCATTTAAAGGAGCCGGTGGACTACCAGCTGGAACAAGTGGCAAGCTATTATTAATGCTTTCTGGAGGCATTGATAGTCCTGTAGCTGGTTATTTAGCAATGAAACGTGGCGCCGATCTTGAAGCCATTCATTTCCATAGTCCTCCTTATACAAGTGAACGTGCAAAACAAAAAGTAATGGATCTAGTTAAGCGATTAAATGAGTTTGGTGGTAATATCAAGCTGCATATTGTGCCGTTTACAGATATTCAAACACATATACGAGACGAAGCACCAAGTAATTTTCAAATGACCATTATGAGACGTATGATGATGCGAATCGCAACAAAAGTAGCAGAAGAGAAGGGTCTGTTAGCTATAGCTACAGGCGACAGTCTTGGACAGGTCGCAAGCCAGACCTTGCATAGTATCCACACCATTAACGAGGTGACAAACTATCCAGTTATCCGTCCATTAATTACGATGGATAAGCTTGAGGTTATGGACTTGGCGAAAAAGATTGGTACGTATGAAACCTCAATCCTTCCTTATGAAGATTGTTGCACCATCTTTTTACCACCCGACTCAAAAACGAGACCATCACGAAAACATGCCAATAAATTTGAGCAGTATATCAAGGTAGATCATTATGTCACTCAGGCTGTTGAAGGCATTGAAACACTTGATTTAACAAAATTGGATGACGTAGAACAAGCAATTGAAGACTTATTTTAA
- a CDS encoding tetratricopeptide repeat protein produces the protein MGNCSVCDKRISVFYCNVTRGFICNYCCDKYQLNQRTEGWDRYFGNKYKDFRFQDVTHSYQDCLDCKGLCRVDNYEVFTKPENGFGMSFISFNHNGKYIFTSNPDHIFVKRKAFLEKMQCVTVEDYYYLAETYYFLREYDKSIKLLTEAIGKYENTDLFLLLGKSYYNNGDVEKALPKYKKSLFLSESNPETHRCMADLLLSIKDYEGSVYFYNQSLEKMSFEDGYINDSFFYYNYFGLAIAYSKINQYEKVIEVANDFLDLSISDWDNFMDRVTRVRNDRVNDFNLESDIYATSTIYEILSLAYIELDNLELAEEYISRAKWIGSNNINLARMEGIIIGKRSNDQKVREYKEIFDELVKDVEQRMFDKMREFINSNEGLKNEDDELNEELPTRFLELKPNFMGIGLNLNKILEEFFKKK, from the coding sequence GTGGGGAATTGCAGCGTTTGTGATAAGAGAATAAGTGTATTTTATTGTAATGTAACAAGAGGCTTTATTTGTAATTATTGTTGTGATAAATATCAGTTAAACCAAAGAACTGAAGGTTGGGACCGATATTTTGGTAATAAATATAAAGATTTTCGATTTCAAGATGTGACTCATTCTTATCAGGATTGTTTAGATTGTAAAGGTTTATGTAGAGTTGATAACTATGAAGTATTTACTAAGCCTGAAAATGGATTTGGAATGAGCTTCATATCATTTAATCATAATGGCAAGTATATTTTTACTTCCAATCCCGATCATATATTTGTTAAAAGGAAAGCATTCCTTGAAAAAATGCAATGTGTAACTGTAGAAGATTATTATTATCTTGCTGAAACTTATTATTTTTTGAGAGAGTATGATAAATCGATTAAGCTTTTAACTGAAGCGATTGGGAAATATGAAAATACAGATCTTTTTCTTTTGCTTGGTAAGAGTTACTATAATAATGGTGATGTTGAAAAGGCATTACCTAAATATAAAAAATCATTGTTTTTAAGTGAATCGAATCCAGAAACACATAGATGCATGGCTGATTTATTACTTTCAATTAAGGACTATGAGGGTAGCGTATATTTTTATAATCAATCTTTAGAAAAAATGAGTTTTGAAGATGGATATATTAATGATAGTTTTTTTTATTATAACTATTTTGGTTTAGCAATAGCATATTCAAAAATAAATCAGTATGAAAAAGTCATAGAAGTAGCTAATGATTTCTTGGACTTGTCTATATCAGATTGGGATAATTTTATGGATAGAGTTACACGCGTAAGGAATGATAGAGTTAATGATTTTAATCTAGAATCTGATATCTATGCTACTTCTACTATCTATGAAATACTCAGTTTAGCATACATTGAATTAGACAATCTTGAATTGGCTGAGGAATATATTAGTAGGGCAAAATGGATAGGTTCTAATAATATTAATTTAGCAAGAATGGAAGGTATAATTATTGGCAAGCGTTCTAATGATCAGAAGGTACGGGAATACAAGGAAATTTTTGACGAACTTGTAAAAGATGTCGAACAAAGAATGTTTGATAAAATGAGAGAATTTATAAATTCGAATGAAGGTTTAAAGAACGAAGACGATGAATTAAATGAAGAATTACCTACAAGGTTTTTAGAGTTAAAACCTAATTTTATGGGTATTGGATTAAATCTCAATAAAATACTTGAGGAATTTTTTAAGAAAAAATAG
- the hisJ gene encoding histidinol-phosphatase HisJ, whose translation MLKYDGHVHTPFCPHGTKDALNRYCEQAIKLGLSGLSFTEHAPLPDGFIDPSPTQDSAMSKEQLYTYIEHVQSIQSQYNKELKIGIGLEVDFIEGFEDQTSALLNEVGPLLTDSILSVHFLNHKNSFYCMDYSPEIFLDIAQAVGSVDAVHHLYYQSVLQSINANLGTYKPNRIGHITLANKFQKRIPPTQSFDKEINDILQAIQTNGYSLDYNVVGIRKPLCKESYPPPEVLKQAIKMEIPLVFGSDAHQAKELAIAWNEYTGVPLDSPLSS comes from the coding sequence TTGCTTAAATATGATGGACATGTCCACACCCCTTTTTGTCCGCATGGCACAAAGGATGCATTAAATCGTTACTGTGAGCAAGCCATTAAATTGGGACTAAGCGGGCTTTCTTTTACTGAACATGCGCCTCTACCTGATGGATTTATTGACCCATCGCCAACACAGGACAGTGCGATGTCCAAAGAGCAGCTATACACATACATTGAGCATGTTCAATCTATTCAATCTCAGTACAACAAGGAATTGAAGATAGGAATTGGACTTGAGGTTGATTTTATTGAGGGGTTTGAAGACCAAACATCTGCCTTGCTTAATGAAGTGGGTCCACTACTTACAGACAGCATTCTCTCTGTACACTTTTTGAATCATAAAAATAGCTTTTATTGCATGGATTATAGTCCGGAGATCTTTCTGGACATCGCCCAAGCAGTCGGATCAGTTGATGCGGTCCATCATCTTTATTATCAATCTGTGTTGCAGTCCATTAACGCAAATCTCGGCACCTATAAACCGAATCGTATTGGGCATATCACATTAGCAAACAAATTTCAGAAGAGGATCCCTCCCACACAATCTTTTGATAAAGAAATAAACGACATTCTACAAGCTATTCAAACAAACGGTTATTCACTTGATTACAATGTGGTTGGTATAAGAAAACCACTATGTAAAGAAAGTTACCCGCCACCTGAAGTTCTAAAACAAGCAATAAAAATGGAGATCCCACTCGTTTTTGGATCAGATGCTCATCAAGCTAAAGAACTAGCGATTGCGTGGAACGAGTACACGGGTGTTCCGCTCGACTCACCACTCTCATCATAA
- a CDS encoding septation ring formation regulator EzrA has translation MWRNNWDEIVGQIMPDIEETLFDIEEHANKYQIKKAKELVHSTNERLDAIDSQLDIMVDEIEQLVSSEQKNRAEIGELREKYTSLSNDLLKKRGSFNEAIQILDEKMAHVKTGLASFDEATKEGSYLQARQELLQLRDILQHVEKQAEVIPKMMVQVRTTIPADIKNLENGIADMKEKGYQLDPLVLEPKLEDMKKEVEDILVELKSLNTEKAEERMTAIQNQIDQIYDTLDNEVQSKKQTLEQLPNLKHQLDITSKELHKLLGELAHVQQSYRLAQEEVESKEQLSKQLTEMSNQLQVIVDVTENEKQTFTSIYEMVNEWEERLQELSETIKQGSGKLYELREEELKAKETISRLRAIMLEGKRVIRKSNIPGLPARALEQLEEGDKMVQEAVELLNQVPLEMKQVTEKVEQAISIIESNDELIGETIKSAELAERVIQYSNRYRNRSEETRSLLAQAERLFRHYEYDEAIESAVRAVEPFEKGIVERVSEHVSA, from the coding sequence GTGTGGCGCAATAATTGGGATGAGATTGTTGGGCAGATTATGCCTGATATTGAAGAAACGTTATTTGATATTGAAGAACATGCAAATAAATATCAAATTAAAAAAGCCAAGGAACTTGTCCATTCAACAAATGAGCGACTTGATGCAATTGATAGTCAGTTGGATATTATGGTGGATGAGATTGAGCAACTCGTCTCGAGTGAGCAGAAAAATCGTGCTGAAATTGGCGAACTGCGTGAAAAGTATACAAGCCTTTCGAACGATCTGCTAAAAAAACGCGGATCATTTAATGAAGCCATTCAAATATTAGATGAAAAGATGGCACATGTAAAAACAGGTCTTGCTTCATTTGATGAGGCAACAAAAGAAGGTAGTTATCTTCAAGCAAGACAGGAATTGCTCCAACTACGAGATATTCTTCAGCATGTGGAAAAACAAGCAGAAGTCATTCCAAAAATGATGGTACAAGTGAGAACAACAATTCCTGCAGATATAAAAAACCTAGAGAACGGTATAGCCGATATGAAAGAAAAGGGCTATCAGCTTGATCCGCTAGTTCTCGAGCCTAAACTAGAAGATATGAAAAAAGAAGTGGAAGACATATTAGTTGAACTAAAAAGCCTTAACACGGAAAAAGCGGAAGAACGTATGACCGCAATTCAAAATCAAATCGACCAAATTTATGATACGTTAGATAATGAAGTTCAATCAAAGAAACAAACGTTAGAGCAGCTTCCAAACCTTAAGCATCAGTTAGATATAACGAGTAAAGAGCTTCACAAACTGCTTGGTGAGCTAGCACATGTTCAACAAAGCTATCGATTAGCACAAGAGGAAGTTGAATCAAAGGAACAACTTTCTAAACAGCTTACAGAAATGAGCAACCAGCTTCAAGTCATTGTTGATGTGACTGAAAATGAAAAACAAACATTTACTTCTATTTATGAAATGGTAAATGAGTGGGAAGAACGTTTGCAAGAATTATCAGAAACGATTAAACAAGGTTCAGGAAAATTATACGAATTACGAGAAGAAGAGTTAAAAGCAAAAGAAACCATTTCAAGGTTACGTGCCATAATGCTTGAAGGCAAACGTGTGATACGTAAAAGTAACATCCCTGGACTTCCGGCGAGAGCCCTGGAACAATTGGAAGAGGGAGATAAGATGGTTCAAGAAGCTGTTGAACTCTTAAATCAAGTGCCTCTTGAGATGAAACAGGTTACTGAAAAAGTTGAACAAGCGATCTCAATTATTGAATCGAATGATGAATTAATTGGAGAGACCATTAAAAGTGCCGAGCTTGCAGAGCGAGTGATCCAATACAGCAATCGATATCGCAACCGAAGTGAAGAAACCCGCAGCTTGCTTGCTCAAGCAGAACGATTATTTCGACATTATGAATATGATGAGGCCATTGAATCTGCTGTTCGCGCCGTTGAACCTTTTGAAAAAGGTATTGTCGAACGAGTGTCAGAGCATGTTTCAGCCTAA
- a CDS encoding alpha/beta-type small acid-soluble spore protein has translation MADNKSSNQLVVPGVQQALDQMKYEIASEFGVQLGPDSTARANGSVGGEITKRLVQAAEKQLGGGY, from the coding sequence ATGGCAGATAACAAAAGTTCAAACCAACTTGTAGTACCTGGCGTACAACAAGCTCTTGACCAAATGAAATACGAAATCGCTTCTGAATTCGGTGTCCAATTAGGACCAGATTCTACAGCACGTGCTAACGGTTCTGTAGGAGGAGAAATTACTAAACGTCTTGTGCAAGCAGCTGAAAAGCAACTAGGCGGAGGCTATTAA
- the tyrS gene encoding tyrosine--tRNA ligase codes for MEESKRELTQDQKQLVDTQVNELMRGVVEIAPEYAFREKIEKSVVTGVPLKIKLGMDPSAPDVHIGHTVVLHKLRQFQEFGHEIQLLIGDFTGRIGDPTGKSETRKALTNEQVMENAKTYVEQYSKVLDMDKVTLMYNSEWLKALNFEDIIKLASNLTVARLLERDDFEKRYKSQQPISIHEFFYPLMQGYDSVAMKSDIEVGGTDQKFNLLMGRQLQEAYGQEKQVAMTLPLIEGLDGVRKMSKSLNNYIGIDEAPNEIFGKSMSIPDELMVKYFRLATDLPLEEVDILEKGLADGSIHPRDAKMNLGSKLVAMYHGQEAAKEARAYFETVFQKNSLPDDMPVVKWEKDAQIGIIDLVVDLGLLPSKGEARRMIQNGGVKMNEEKVTDIKTEVTITEGLIVQVGKRKFVKITL; via the coding sequence ATGGAAGAGTCAAAAAGAGAGTTGACGCAAGATCAGAAGCAATTAGTAGACACACAAGTAAATGAGTTAATGAGAGGTGTAGTAGAAATTGCACCGGAGTATGCCTTCCGTGAAAAAATTGAGAAGTCTGTTGTAACAGGTGTGCCACTTAAAATTAAATTAGGAATGGACCCTTCAGCGCCTGACGTCCATATAGGCCATACGGTTGTACTTCATAAATTGCGTCAATTTCAGGAGTTTGGTCATGAGATCCAATTATTAATTGGTGATTTCACCGGACGTATCGGAGACCCAACAGGCAAATCTGAAACAAGAAAAGCATTAACAAACGAACAGGTTATGGAGAATGCTAAGACCTATGTGGAACAGTACAGCAAAGTCTTGGACATGGACAAAGTAACACTAATGTACAACTCAGAGTGGTTAAAAGCCCTTAACTTCGAAGATATTATTAAGCTTGCAAGTAACTTAACGGTTGCTCGTTTGTTAGAGCGTGATGACTTTGAAAAGCGTTATAAGTCACAGCAGCCAATCTCCATCCATGAATTTTTCTATCCATTAATGCAGGGGTATGACTCTGTTGCAATGAAATCAGACATTGAAGTAGGGGGAACAGACCAGAAATTTAACCTGCTTATGGGACGTCAGCTTCAAGAAGCGTACGGACAAGAGAAGCAAGTGGCTATGACCCTTCCATTAATTGAAGGTCTCGATGGCGTTAGAAAAATGTCTAAGTCCTTAAACAACTACATTGGAATCGACGAGGCACCAAACGAAATCTTTGGTAAATCAATGTCTATTCCAGATGAATTAATGGTTAAGTACTTTAGATTAGCAACCGATCTTCCGCTAGAAGAAGTAGATATCTTAGAAAAAGGCCTAGCGGATGGATCGATCCACCCGCGAGACGCCAAAATGAATCTTGGAAGCAAACTCGTTGCAATGTACCACGGACAAGAAGCAGCAAAAGAAGCACGAGCTTATTTTGAAACAGTTTTTCAAAAGAACTCACTTCCAGATGACATGCCAGTTGTGAAATGGGAAAAGGATGCACAAATTGGTATCATTGATCTAGTTGTTGATCTAGGGCTCCTTCCATCTAAAGGAGAAGCGCGTCGTATGATCCAAAACGGTGGCGTGAAGATGAACGAAGAAAAGGTAACAGACATTAAAACAGAAGTAACCATCACTGAAGGATTAATTGTGCAAGTAGGGAAGCGTAAGTTTGTGAAAATTACGCTTTAA
- a CDS encoding cysteine desulfurase family protein yields MIYLDNSATTRPHKEVMETYMTVSERFFGNASSLHRLGMESEKVLNRARSLMAELLEVEVSSILFTSGGTESNNLAIKGSLMSSFQKGHHVITTACEHASIYQTYKSLEAQGYQVTYLPVDEHGLVSITDLEQAITKETSLVSISHVNNETGSIQPIEKMGELLHDYPKIRFHVDHVQGAGKVPLSIKKSHIDLLTISAHKFHGLKGTAVLYVRPGLHLSPLFHGGEQESGFRGGTENVAWAAAMAKAYKMELAKSRSGVDELKKLRQQLIERIVKSEKLVLNSNSKYGAPHIINLSIPGYKPEVVVQKLAEKEIYVSTQSACSSKSNEPSRVLLAMGKNEELAGSAIRISLSYESSEKEIETFFSTLNDLLPSIRKVVKS; encoded by the coding sequence ATGATTTATCTCGATAATAGTGCAACAACGCGTCCTCATAAAGAAGTAATGGAAACATATATGACCGTTTCTGAACGTTTTTTTGGTAATGCCTCATCCCTACACCGTTTAGGAATGGAATCCGAAAAAGTATTAAATCGAGCAAGGTCGTTAATGGCTGAGTTATTAGAAGTAGAAGTATCATCAATTTTGTTTACATCTGGCGGAACAGAAAGTAACAATCTTGCCATTAAAGGTTCATTGATGTCTTCATTTCAAAAAGGGCATCACGTAATTACAACGGCTTGTGAGCATGCGTCCATTTATCAAACCTATAAATCACTTGAAGCACAAGGATATCAGGTGACGTATCTGCCAGTCGATGAGCATGGACTTGTGTCGATTACAGATCTAGAACAAGCGATTACAAAAGAGACGTCATTAGTCTCCATTAGTCATGTTAATAATGAAACAGGTTCAATTCAGCCGATTGAAAAAATGGGAGAACTCCTTCATGATTATCCTAAAATTCGTTTCCATGTGGACCATGTTCAAGGTGCTGGTAAAGTACCATTATCAATCAAAAAGTCACATATTGACCTGCTAACGATATCGGCGCATAAGTTTCACGGGTTAAAGGGTACGGCAGTGTTGTATGTTCGTCCAGGTCTTCATCTGTCACCTCTTTTTCATGGTGGTGAGCAAGAATCTGGATTTAGAGGCGGAACTGAAAATGTTGCTTGGGCAGCCGCTATGGCAAAAGCTTATAAAATGGAGCTAGCCAAATCAAGATCAGGCGTCGATGAGCTTAAAAAGTTACGCCAACAACTGATTGAGCGTATTGTAAAATCAGAAAAGCTAGTACTTAATTCAAACTCCAAATACGGAGCACCTCATATTATCAATTTATCTATTCCTGGATATAAGCCAGAAGTTGTTGTGCAAAAGCTTGCAGAGAAAGAGATTTATGTATCAACTCAGTCCGCTTGTTCATCTAAATCAAATGAACCAAGCCGAGTATTACTTGCCATGGGAAAAAATGAAGAGTTAGCTGGCAGTGCCATTAGAATTAGTTTATCTTACGAGTCATCAGAGAAAGAAATTGAAACCTTTTTTTCTACATTAAATGACTTATTGCCTAGTATAAGAAAAGTGGTGAAATCGTGA